In Apium graveolens cultivar Ventura chromosome 10, ASM990537v1, whole genome shotgun sequence, the following are encoded in one genomic region:
- the LOC141692074 gene encoding glutathione S-transferase T2-like: protein MRKRWQRINEGARIFLSCFDEAQRMIRSGSNLDNIIEKANELHMAQYKKKTNFDNHWRELRRHLMWRTPATSASSKRTKLSNSGAYSSKGNNDTPTSDEFQPVRPKGTKAAKKKGKGKATTAEIEEYEAIQVNDLRKMNIMDTINEMKQKRN from the coding sequence ATGAGAAAAAGGTGGCAACGAATAAATGAAGGTGCTCGGATATTTTTATCATGTTTTGATGAGGCTCAACGAATGATTAGGAGTGGTTCAAACTTGGATAACATAATTGAGAAAGCTAATGAACTCCATATGGCCCAATACAAGAAAAAGACGAATTTTGATAATCATTGGCGTGAGCTTCGTAGACATCTCATGTGGAGAACTCCTGCAACTAGTGCAAGTTCTAAAAGAACTAAATTAAGTAATTCTGGAGCTTACTCGTCAAAGGGGAATAACGATACACCAACATCTGATGAATTTCAACCGGTTCGTCCAAAAGGTACAAAAGCTGCTAAAAAGAAGGGAAAGGGGAAGGCAACAACTGCGGAAATTGAAGAATATGAAGCTATTCAAGTTAATGACTTGAGAAAAATGAACATAATGGATACAATAAATGAAATGAAGCAAAAAAGAAATTGA
- the LOC141693458 gene encoding S-adenosylmethionine decarboxylase proenzyme-like yields MSVSPIGFEGYEKRLEITFSKSSVFTDPSGSGLRVLTRSQLDSILEPAACTIVSQLSNSEFDSYVLSESSLFVFPYKIVIKTCGTTKLLLSIPQILKLAESISLRVNSVSYSRGTFIFQNVQPAPHRSFSEEVGYLNKYFKSGEAFILGDPNSPSRYWHVYVAYPGSVSPDEHHIRVEMCMTGLNREKASVFFKTPENDGKMTKMSGISKIIPSHTICDFEFEPCGYSMNGIDNVAYSTIHVTPEEGFSYASYEAMGFDPSTIGFEQMVKRVLECFKPDEFSIAITSSGSGDEWWRSEIGGYDCNVGVKQELPGGGCIVYLCFIADEKKWRSSAVKAVSKCRERFAEEIVEATEAGDKLFY; encoded by the coding sequence ATGTCTGTTTCACCGATTGGTTTTGAAGGCTACGAGAAACGTCTCGAAATTACTTTCTCGAAATCATCTGTTTTTACTGACCCGAGCGGGTCTGGTCTCCGGGTCCTGACTCGTTCTCAACTCGACTCGATTCTCGAACCAGCTGCTTGCACTATTGTGTCTCAGCTCTCCAACTCTGAGTTTGACTCGTACGTGTTATCCGAGTCGAGTTTGTTTGTATTCCCCTACAAGATTGTTATCAAGACATGTGGAACTACTAAACTGCTTTTATCAATTCCACAAATTCTCAAACTCGCTGAGTCAATTTCACTCCGAGTCAACTCAGTGAGTTACTCGAGAGGAACATTTATTTTTCAAAATGTCCAACCTGCCCCTCACCGCAGTTTTTCCGAAGAGGTTGGATATTTGAACAAATATTTCAAATCCGGAGAGGCATTTATTCTCGGAGATCCGAATTCTCCGAGTCGATACTGGCATGTCTACGTGGCATATCCGGGCTCCGTAAGCCCGGACGAGCACCACATCAGGGTGGAAATGTGTATGACAGGTTTAAACAGGGAAAAAGCCTCAGTGTTTTTCAAAACCCCGGAGAATGATGGTAAAATGACGAAAATGTCCGGGATATCGAAAATTATCCCCAGCCACACCATATGCGATTTCGAGTTTGAGCCCTGTGGATACTCAATGAACGGAATTGACAATGTAGCATACTCGACTATTCACGTGACACCCGAGGAAGGGTTTAGTTACGCGAGCTACGAGGCAATGGGGTTTGATCCTTCGACAATTGGATTCGAGCAAATGGTGAAGAGAGTGTTGGAGTGTTTCAAGCCGGATGAGTTCAGCATTGCGATTACGAGCAGTGGGAGCGGTGATGAGTGGTGGAGAAGTGAGATTGGAGGGTACGATTGTAATGTCGGAGTGAAACAGGAGTTGCCTGGAGGAGGCTGCATTGTGTACTTGTGTTTTATTGCTGATGAGAAGAAGTGGAGGAGCTCGGCGGTGAAGGCGGTTTCGAAATGCAGGGAGAGATTTGCTGAGGAGATTGTGGAAGCTACTGAAGCTG